One window of the Solanum stenotomum isolate F172 chromosome 11, ASM1918654v1, whole genome shotgun sequence genome contains the following:
- the LOC125844696 gene encoding GDSL esterase/lipase At5g33370-like: MATPSFSIILSLLLIIGVGISQSEARAFFVFGDSLVDSGNNNYLATTARADSPPYGIDYPTRRATGRFSNGYNIPDLISQQIGSSESPLPYLSPALTGQRLLVGANFASAGIGILNDTGIQFINIIRMPQQLDYFRQYQRRVSGLIGEASTQRLVNQALVLMTLGGNDFVNNYFLVPNSARSRQYSIPDYVPYLIREYRKILMNVYNLGARRVIVTGTGPLGCVPAELAQRSRNGECSPELQQAAALFNPQLMQMLQGLNRELGSNVFIAANTQQMHTNFITNPQAYGFITSKVACCGQGPYNGLGLCTPLSNLCPNRDIYAFWDPFHPSERANKIIVQQILSGTTEYMNPMNLSTILAMDSEA, from the exons atggCCACACCtagtttttcaattattttgagcCTTTTGTTGATTATTGGAGTGGGTATTTCCCAAAGTGAAGCTAGGGCATTTTTTGTGTTTGGTGATTCACTTGTTGATAGtggaaataataattatttggcTACTACTGCAAGGGCAGATTCACCACCTTATGGTATTGATTATCCAACACGTAGAGCAACTGGTCGTTTCTCTAATGGCTACAACATTCCTGACCTTATCA gTCAACAAATTGGTTCATCAGAATCTCCCCTACCTTACTTGAGTCCAGCTCTTACTGGACAAAGACTTCTTGTTGGTGCTAACTTTGCATCTGCTGGAATTGGAATTCTAAATGACACTGGAATCCAATTT ATTAATATTATTCGAATGCCACAACAATTGGATTATTTTAGACAATATCAACGTAGAGTGAGTGGACTAATTGGTGAAGCAAGTACTCAAAGACTTGTAAATCAAGCTCTTGTTCTTATGACTCTTGGAGGCAATGATTTTGTCAACAACTATTTCCTTGTGCCCAATTCTGCGCGATCGCGCCAATATTCTATTCCAGATTATGTCCCTTATTTGATAAGAGAATATCGTAAAATCTTGATG AATGTGTATAATCTTGGAGCTCGTCGTGTAATTGTGACTGGAACTGGACCATTAGGTTGTGTCCCAGCAGAACTAGCTCAACGTAGCAGGAACGGGGAATGTTCACCCGAGTTGCAACAAGCTGCAGCCCTGTTTAACCCACAGCTTATGCAAATGCTGCAGGGGTTAAACAGAGAACTAGGCAGCAATGTTTTTATTGCTGCAAATACACAACAAATGCACACTAATTTCATTACTAATCCACAAGCATATG GATTTATAACATCAAAGGTAGCATGTTGTGGACAAGGACCATATAACGGTCTTGGTCTATGTACACCGCTCTCTAATTTGTGCCCGAATAGAGATATTTACGCGTTTTGGGATCCGTTCCATCCATCTGAGAGGGCAAATAAGATCATTGTGCAACAAATCTTGTCCGGTACGACGGAGTACATGAATCCAATGAATCTCAGTACAATTCTGGCTATGGATTcagaggcataa